One Setaria italica strain Yugu1 chromosome I, Setaria_italica_v2.0, whole genome shotgun sequence DNA window includes the following coding sequences:
- the LOC101767350 gene encoding uncharacterized protein LOC101767350 isoform X1: MSWFEIPEPIVKLELGGVNYGLWALVTRITLQARGLWGHITGESACPPAPVPPPQPQANAAKEVVDAANKAFKDYQSALDAYKQWDVDDARAMLILLHSVEANITHLQPESAQQMWAHLKQLYQPVVDTIHYSVLQQLQTLKQNDDTVEAFFDRFMDLWCKLNSLVPLPDVCRGCACCVKRHQHDDKHCLYEFLIRLRPEFEPAKSTAPVITPAEKKKKKKKKKKKKRSGGRPNLRSSEPSEGSSSLSQNEVAQMVNQFQCLTHQGSSGSTNLPHSRNFRQQS, from the exons ATGTCTTGGTTCGAGATACCGGAACCCATAGTCAAGCTGGAGTTGGGTGGGGTAAACTACGGGCTGTGGGCATTGGTAACGAGGATCACTCTCCAAGCCCGTGGTCTCTGGGGGCACATCACCGGCGAGAGTGCCTGTCCTCCTGCCCCTGTCCCTCCTCCCCAGCCACAGGCTAATGCTGCTAAGGAGGTCGTCGATGCTGCCAATAAGGCTTTCAAGGACTATCAGAGCGCTCTTGATGCATACAAGCAGTGGGATGTCGACGACGCCCGTGCCATGCTCATTCTGCTTCACAGTGTCGAGGCCAACATCACCCACCTGCAGCCGGAGAGCGCCCAGCAGATGTGGGCGCACCTTAAGCAGCTCTACCAGCCAGTTGTCGACACCATCCATTACTCTGTGCTGCAGCAGCTCCAGACACTTAAGCAGAATGACGATACTGTGGAAGCCTTTTTCGACCGGTTCATGGATCTTTGGTGCAAGCTCAATTCATTGGTCCCACTCCCAGATGTATGTCGAGGATGTGCTTGCTGCGTGAAGCGCCATCAGCACGATGACAAACACTGTCTCTACGAGTTTCTCATCCGGCTTCGGCCAGAGTTTGAGCCTGCCAAG AGCACTGCTCCTGTTATTACTCCTgctgagaagaagaagaagaagaagaagaagaagaagaagaaacgtAGTGGAGGTCGCCCCAATTTGAGGTCTTCTGAACCTTCTGAAGGTTCTTCATCGCTGTCCCAGAATGAGGTTGCACAGATGGTTAACCAGTTTCAATGCCTAACTCACCAGGGGTCATCAGGGTCTACCAATCTTCCTCACTCCAG GAACTTTAGGCAGCAATCATGA
- the LOC105913895 gene encoding uncharacterized protein LOC105913895, which produces MATAASLSVNLPALTTHCHLCAVDGLLVLFHRITKAICLLDPLSNAVTEFPAISSIVATVPTREHHFAMFLRNNPSGVDGHSINGAGLDESTSPPTLVLCLRDNLSNFIFAKPGDAHWTLVNQGQAYHHSMMGRVLIHSLLSQGGRCYVASPEGSIFLVELGPLPQLVEIVNQRQRATRE; this is translated from the coding sequence ATGGCCACCGCGGCCTCCCTCAGCGTCAACCTCCCGGCGCTCACCACCCACTGCCACCTGTGCGCCGTCGAtggcctcctcgtcctcttccACAGGATCACAAAAGCCATCTGCCTCCTGGACCCTCTCAGCAACGCCGTCACCGAGTTCCCCGCCATCTCCTCCATCGTAGCGACAGTGCCCACGAGGGAGCACCACTTCGCCATGTTTCTTCGGAATAATCCTAGTGGTGTCGACGGCCACTCGATCAACGGTGCAGGCTTGGATGAATCCACCTCCCCGCCCACCCTCGTGCTCTGCCTGAGGGACAATCTATCCAACTTCATCTTCGCCAAACCCGGTGATGCACACTGGACGCTGGTGAACCAAGGCCAGGCGTATCATCACTCGATGATGGGTAGGGTTCTGATCCATTCCTTGCTGTCCCAAGGAGGGCGCTGCTATGTCGCCTCCCCGGAGGGGTCCATCTTTCTGGTGGAGCTGGGGCCACTGCCTCAGCTGGTGGAAATAGTCAACCAGCGCCAGCGAGCAACCAGGGAGTGA
- the LOC101767350 gene encoding uncharacterized protein LOC101767350 isoform X2, translated as MSWFEIPEPIVKLELGGVNYGLWALVTRITLQARGLWGHITGESACPPAPVPPPQPQANAAKEVVDAANKAFKDYQSALDAYKQWDVDDARAMLILLHSVEANITHLQPESAQQMWAHLKQLYQPVVDTIHYSVLQQLQTLKQNDDTVEAFFDRFMDLWCKLNSLVPLPDVCRGCACCVKRHQHDDKHCLYEFLIRLRPEFEPAKVRLLSCSPLPSVIKARNTLIDEEIWLQSTAPVITPAEKKKKKKKKKKKKRSGGRPNLRSSEPSEGSSSLSQNEVAQMVNQFQCLTHQGSSGSTNLPHSRNFRQQS; from the exons ATGTCTTGGTTCGAGATACCGGAACCCATAGTCAAGCTGGAGTTGGGTGGGGTAAACTACGGGCTGTGGGCATTGGTAACGAGGATCACTCTCCAAGCCCGTGGTCTCTGGGGGCACATCACCGGCGAGAGTGCCTGTCCTCCTGCCCCTGTCCCTCCTCCCCAGCCACAGGCTAATGCTGCTAAGGAGGTCGTCGATGCTGCCAATAAGGCTTTCAAGGACTATCAGAGCGCTCTTGATGCATACAAGCAGTGGGATGTCGACGACGCCCGTGCCATGCTCATTCTGCTTCACAGTGTCGAGGCCAACATCACCCACCTGCAGCCGGAGAGCGCCCAGCAGATGTGGGCGCACCTTAAGCAGCTCTACCAGCCAGTTGTCGACACCATCCATTACTCTGTGCTGCAGCAGCTCCAGACACTTAAGCAGAATGACGATACTGTGGAAGCCTTTTTCGACCGGTTCATGGATCTTTGGTGCAAGCTCAATTCATTGGTCCCACTCCCAGATGTATGTCGAGGATGTGCTTGCTGCGTGAAGCGCCATCAGCACGATGACAAACACTGTCTCTACGAGTTTCTCATCCGGCTTCGGCCAGAGTTTGAGCCTGCCAAGGTTCGGTTGTTGAGCTGTTCTCCTCTACCGTCTGTGATCAAGGCACGTAACACCCTTATTGATGAGGAGATTTGGCTCCAGAGCACTGCTCCTGTTATTACTCCTgctgagaagaagaagaagaagaagaagaagaagaagaagaaacgtAGTGGAGGTCGCCCCAATTTGAGGTCTTCTGAACCTTCTGAAGGTTCTTCATCGCTGTCCCAGAATGAGGTTGCACAGATGGTTAACCAGTTTCAATGCCTAACTCACCAGGGGTCATCAGGGTCTACCAATCTTCCTCACTCCAG GAACTTTAGGCAGCAATCATGA